TTACTCATAGCAACACTGAAAAATGTTTGTCATAACATAAGTATGTTCTCATCAAATTACAAACAGGTGTACATTATGATCTGTCACTACACAAACCTATTAGCAACGTCAAAATGcttcattatttttttcgaaaattcagtcggtatacgacatcagggaaacctcaccataaaatggtgaagccttgcacgtactctagacaacgagatgttgaccatggaccgttacaagtattcagagggaaaAACCCCAAGTCTTGCCACAATCCCTAagaatcgaactcaagaccttgagtAAAATGCTTCATGGTATCATTATACCTTGAGTAAAcgacataaatcgtccctgtggtttatcaAAACAATAACGTTTCGTCCTTTCTAATCAAAAAAATGACAGTCCTAGtcctttataggaggataaggtTCGTGTTTGGTCCTTTGACCAGTTGACCGTCATCTCTTCcccgttaaacccctcatgtgCCTCTCACGTGAGGGGTACTTACGTCATTTTTCCAGATTTTAATAAACATTTCTTCTTTTATAACCTGAACTTTATATCTATTAATCCATATCTCTATATACATCACCACCATCTTCGAATCAATCAatccatataaatataagtaaatatatatatatatatatatagtaacattccggtgagaacacttttaaaataaaaacggtgagaacacttaaaaacatcattttgatgcattaaaagtccataaaactaacatagtgcttaactaattatcattatttaagtgtttaacaacgcATTGacccgtcaaaatcgaaaaaatcacgttttttttttgtgcatccatctttgATGGATATTCATCaatatgatgcatccaacaaaaaacgagattttttcgattttgacggatcaatgtgttgttaaacacttaaataatgataattagttatgcactatgttagttttatggacaaCTTTCCAGTGAGAACaagtttaaaataagaacggtgagaacaggGGGTAAAAGAGGAAATTTAACGTGGAATggattttttattaaaacttttatttttctattaatttgAAAATGTAACCACTATTATTGATAGTTATTTGTACGTAGGGAAGAAAACTTCCATCTCATTCTAAATAGATTGCAATTAAATTAAGCAcatcaattttttaaataacaaaatttatataattagttgtttcatcttttttaattttatagattaaatTTATGGATGcgcaaaaatataaattataaataatggatgcataaaattataaactataaattatggATGCATAAGGTtttacatacacatacaatagAGGATGCATCAAATTTATGGATGcacaaattataattataaataatggaTGCATAAAGTTTTACAAATACATGCACAATGGTGGATGCaccaaatcatatatatatatatatatatacataaaaatcttAAGACAAACAATTTTATAAATACaatattttttgtaataaaTCATGGATGcctcaaatatttatatatgtaaaagatgGATGCATCAAATTTGTAATATACAGCAAATACAAACGAATGTAGAATTCTATCAAGTAAAAGCCAAATTGATAATTAACTAAATGCAAAATTATAGATAGCAAACAACATGAGTGGCGGTTACATTCTTTTTTACGTGTAAACATTCTTTTCCATTAATGCCCTTTTTgccttttatttaaattaaaatattattcaaTTAATCTCAACCATAGATCATAGTATCCTAAGGCACAAAACTGTTCTTATTCTAATTTAGTTCTCATTGGATGGctccactatatatatatatatgcatattaaaCCCACCATCTATCGAAATCTAAAAACCTTACCAagtgaaaaacatatacaattatacatacaaagAGATTACAACTGCAGCCGGAGATTTCAACAGGCACGACGACCACCACCAATCGGAGataataaatttaacaaaaagacCACAAAAGAAGATGATCTGCCTCCGTCATCATCCTCATCGGCAACAACAGATCCAAAACCCAGATAGATGATAATCCAACACCCCACTCCCGTCACCTCTCCGGCAACGGTTGCCAGTACAACTaataatcatcaatatcaaaatcaaagggacGATTTTGTATTGGTTTCCAGATCTTATTGTTAAATCTTGGTGATATATACGATGGCCGGAAATACATACGTCTAAATTGGACGGCGGTGGGTTTTTATTACCGAGACCCAGATGACCAAATGCTCCCAAAACCCTTTTCTTTTACTTCATCTTGTTGGTACGGATTGCGTTTTTAAAtttcattgttttgttttgtttgtgcaCTAACAGCCCAAAGGCACACAATTAATTTTTACAAGATTTGGTTGTGATAATGCTTATTGGGTTATATGTTCAGATTTATGCCACATGAGATTCATGGCTTATTTGGTTTTATAATATGTTATGGTTTCTTGTTGGAATTTTTGGGATATAATTGTAGTCATCATGAAAATGGATTTTATTAACTTAAGGTTTAAATTTGGAGTTCCAAATTGGCTTTATCGATTTCAAGATTCAGATTGatgttgtttttattattattgttgttattgttaataGATTTCTGGAAATGTAGAGCCACAAGAACAAGAAGGTATTTAAAACAAATGACTAGTCAAAGGGGAAAAAATGACATGAGGCACGTGAGGGATTTAACGGAGAAGAGATGACGGTCAACTTGTCAAAGGACTAAACACGAACAttatcctcctataaaggaCTGCCAATGATGTTTTTGATTAGAAAGGACGAATCGTGATTGTTTtgataaaccacagggacgatttgtgtcGTTTACTCTTATACCTTGCAAAAAGATGTGCTTTAGTACACACACACATTGGGGTTTGCTGCTGAAGTTTTCTGCACAAgattctttttatctttttaattattaataatgttCAAAAAGGTATTTACACGATAAATTTTGAATAAAGGTTTACTTAGCAACTTCGTTTGAAAGTTGACTTTGGACCTTTTAATTTGATGCATATGCACAAGGGAAGAATCGAGCTTATACAATCGTGTGCCTATAAGAGCTGAGCCCTAACAACTTATCATGAAAATATCACAGTATCTAAGCCAACTATTCCGAGTAGTCTACAAACTCTGACCTGTAagaaatgacaaataaaaatgaAGGAATTACCCATGTGACAAGGTTCTGCTGTCCATGTGGTTGAGTGCTGTCAATGGCTTTGCGACCAGTAAGCAGCTCTAAAAACACGACACCAAAACTGTACACATCGGACTTGACGGTTAGTTGTCCAGTCATGGCATACTCTGGAGCACAATAACCGTACGTGCCCATAACCCTCGTAGAAACATGAGACTTGTCCCCAGTAGGGCCCAGTTTTGCAAGCCCAAAGTCAGAGAGCTTCGGCTCAAATCCCTCATCCAACAAAATGTTGGATGACTTGAAGTCCCTGTAAATCACAGGAGGGTTAGCCTTATCATGAAGAAACTCTAAACCTTTGGCTGCACCAGCCGCTATCTTCATTCGTGTATTCCAATCTAATGGGTCTCTATCAGGGGGAACATCTGCAGACAGTTTATTACTTTCTTAGGCTACTGGGTTTttatgttaaataataaaaaatatagcaTGTTTGCAAGATTAGAAATGTTACCATGAAGGTGATCTTCCAGTGATCCCAATGCCATAAATTCGTACACGAGAAGTCTTTGGTCACCATCAGCACAGTAACCAATCAAATTCACTAGGTTTGGATGATGTAATAGGCTAAGCATAAGAACTTCCACTAGAAACTCCCGGTTACCTTGGAGCCCATTTCTATCTAGTTGTTTAACAGCTACGACCTGTCCAAAACAACCTGAGAAATTAACTAAAGAACAAAACTTAAGAAATGGAAATTTGGCAGTCACCAATCACAATGTAATCCTTTACAAGACTACTTGGACAATGCGCTACTTGGTCCAAGATAGATACTAACAATAAAGGATTATAATTGCATTTATCAAGAAGAATTACATTTGCTACAACACTGGACAGCCACTAGTTATcaacaaacataaacataatgtAATTAGGGTTTCTCATGAAATCATGTCATGTGTAATCATTAACTTAACTAAAGATACACTAGATAATTATAAATAGGCTAATTACATAATTAACTTTATATTACTGtttcaatttaaaaatatgaaacaaCTCCTAgtgttatttgattaaaatttcCAAACTTTATGATTTTCGTTTCAAAGCAAAAGAAATATGACAGCATAAATTctgaatataatatattactagatatacatataactatatacCTGACCGGTGTTGTGAAGACGTCCTCTATATACACAACCAAAGCCCCCCTCCCCTAAGAAGCAATCAGGGGTAAAATTATTAGTTGCGGCTGCAAGTTCACGGAAGGTGAAGGTTTGAGCAGCAATCTGTCCATCTGGTGAATCCTTGGTGGTGGTTAATGCCTCCCTCCTTAAGCTGGTACTGTTTCTAGTCTTAAGTCTATCAACTCCTGACGAATTCAATAAACGGGATAAGTAAATGAGAGGATACCTATCTAAATACAAAAAAACAGCTCTAGAATGGAAGTGGATCTGATAATAGATGGGATGTTTTAGGATTGCTAGCGGTTTAAATTGTGCTTGGAAAATATAAGCAAGTTAAAAAAAGAGCGCTTATTTCTATTAACCCACACACCCTCCCTACCGATTAATTACAGTATGTTATACTACTAGTAGCTGTATAATAAGTCATGCGTGATGaggtagatatatatatctacacacACAGGGGGAAGTTACGGTGCGAAGAGTGTTGAAATGCGAAACGTGTTAAAAAAACCCATCACCACATCTCACTTCTTCAccccaccaccatcacgacCGGCCTTCTTCCCTTGCCGCCTGGCACCACCACAACCAACTACGTTCATAATAGCCACGCTATAGCAGTTACGGTCCCCAAGCAAAATAACGGTCAAAATAGTGGTCCCGCTATTATCAATGGTATTTGATATCGGTGCTATAGCGATCCAAATAGCAGTGCTatagccttttttttttattattttaatttttggccTAAACTTAAAGAAACACTATCTTTTGCAAGTATTAACATTAATGATTCAAAAACTaacacttttaagcttgaccTTGATATTTCTATTAAGttctaattattatatatttattattatgatatatacacacatatattatatgGGGAAGTGAATAAGAGGTTGTCTAACATCTAAGCTTATATGTGAAACTTCGCACATCCTGATACTTTAATCTGTCAAAAACATGGGGCCTAAATCACttatcttttttataaatattttataaaattagtaTATATGAGACCCTTATTTCGAGAACTTTTTTTAGAAGAACCGTGATAACTCCTAAATTATGTATTGAATTACATGTTTGTAaagttcattcacatgtgaaacgttatagaAAGGTATGTTgtagaataaaaaaattttcaaaaccttatacatagatatagatattaatattgcataatattataattacaGTTATCCCACCGTCAGAAACTGTGATCGAAGCGGGCTGCTCCCTGATAGCATTAATATGGGCTGGCTGGTGGAGGTAATCGGTCATAGGGGGCGATGGATGGGTTATAGGAGGTGAttggtgatggggtgatctacctacgGGTGGCGCGCTCAGCCGCCATGGATGGATGTACTAACATACAACTTAACCATCAGTGACATACATAATTAACTAGTAAGATGTATGTTACTGTATAAACAAAGAAAGAAGATGGAAGATGACATACCAGAAGAAGCTAATCTGGAAACATTATTACTAGCAGTAGTACAAGaagcagatgatgatgatgatgatgttgtctTCTTCGTCTTTGATGATtgattagtattattattataattattcaaTTTCTCTTCTTCTTGGGGTGAATAATCAAAACAACAGGGAAAACAACCGCCCATTTTTTATTCCCCTTTCACCTAATTACTCTTCCTCCAATATCCAACCAAAGAACAAGAT
The sequence above is drawn from the Erigeron canadensis isolate Cc75 chromosome 4, C_canadensis_v1, whole genome shotgun sequence genome and encodes:
- the LOC122595209 gene encoding serine/threonine-protein kinase PBS1-like codes for the protein MGGCFPCCFDYSPQEEEKLNNYNNNTNQSSKTKKTTSSSSSSASCTTASNNVSRLASSGVDRLKTRNSTSLRREALTTTKDSPDGQIAAQTFTFRELAAATNNFTPDCFLGEGGFGCVYRGRLHNTGQVVAVKQLDRNGLQGNREFLVEVLMLSLLHHPNLVNLIGYCADGDQRLLVYEFMALGSLEDHLHDVPPDRDPLDWNTRMKIAAGAAKGLEFLHDKANPPVIYRDFKSSNILLDEGFEPKLSDFGLAKLGPTGDKSHVSTRVMGTYGYCAPEYAMTGQLTVKSDVYSFGVVFLELLTGRKAIDSTQPHGQQNLVTWARPLFNDRRKFTSLVDPRLEGRYPMRGLYQALAVASMCIQEQAAARPLIGDVVTALSYLANQGYDPTTAPANIVNKERPKAERNGRISRNEEGGGSGRSRWDLDGSEKEESPKETAKMLNKDLERERAVAEAKMWVEKRRQSAQGIFEANNG